From Methylomonas sp. EFPC3, a single genomic window includes:
- the kdpC gene encoding potassium-transporting ATPase subunit KdpC has translation MSNYLRPAAVMLLLLTLATGAVYPALVTLVAQTVFAEQANGSLIKTAHGEVIGSRLIGQSFSDPNYFWSRPSATAPYPYNAAASSGSNLGPTNPALSDTVAARIQALKQADPDNQAPVPVDLVTASGSGLDPHISPAAAKYQVKRVARFRKIEEAKVRELIEANTEGRQWGVLGEPRVNVLQLNLALDAVSFPAPN, from the coding sequence ATGTCCAATTATTTAAGACCCGCAGCGGTGATGCTGCTGTTATTGACCCTGGCCACCGGTGCCGTCTATCCGGCCTTGGTGACCCTGGTCGCCCAAACCGTATTTGCCGAGCAAGCCAACGGCAGTCTGATCAAAACGGCCCATGGCGAGGTGATCGGCTCTCGCTTGATCGGGCAAAGCTTCAGCGACCCGAACTATTTTTGGAGCCGGCCGTCGGCCACCGCACCCTACCCTTACAACGCCGCTGCCTCTAGCGGTTCCAACCTGGGGCCGACCAATCCGGCGTTGAGCGACACCGTTGCCGCCAGGATTCAGGCATTAAAACAGGCCGATCCCGACAATCAAGCGCCCGTGCCGGTCGATCTGGTCACTGCTTCCGGCAGCGGATTGGACCCGCATATCAGTCCGGCGGCGGCGAAATACCAAGTCAAACGCGTTGCCAGATTCCGAAAAATCGAGGAAGCCAAAGTTCGGGAATTAATCGAAGCCAATACCGAAGGCCGGCAATGGGGCGTGTTGGGCGAACCCAGGGTCAACGTGTTGCAATTGAATCTGGCCTTGGATGCCGTTAGTTTTCCTGCTCCGAATTAG
- the kdpB gene encoding potassium-transporting ATPase subunit KdpB has product MTRKPLTASLMDPQILQQAFFDAFTKLTPRQQWKNPVMFVVYLGSFLTTVLWLQAWNGGSEEPAGFILAITLWLWFTVLFANFAEAVAEGRSKAQAAFLRSAKRDIAAKKLDEAKYGSNYSKVAGSSLRKGDVVLIEAGDFVPGDGDVIEGVASVDESAITGESAPVIRESGGDFSSVTGGTRVLSDWLVVRISTNPGESFLDRMIGMVEGAKRQKTPNEIALTILLVALTLVFLMAVVTLLPFSIYSVATAGSGSPISVTVLVALLVCLIPTTIGGLLSAIGVAGIGRMMQKNVIATSGRAVEAAGDVDVLLLDKTGTITLGNRQASGFFPVKGVKEAVLADAAQLASLADETPEGRSVVILAKQKYGLRERDIHSLGATFVHFSAQTRMSGVNLPSPPGRGGGGEGRQIRKGAADSIRQHIETQGGKWPAELKTLVDDVARRGSTPLVVAEGAKALGVIELKDIVKGGIKERFIELRQMGIKTIMITGDNRLTAAAIAAEAGVDDFLAEATPEAKLALIRQHQADGRLVAMTGDGTNDAPALAQADVAVAMNSGTQAAKEAGNMVDLDSNPTKLIEIVETGKQMLMTRGALTTFSIANDVAKYFAIIPAAFATTYPVLNVLNVMHLATPASAILSAVIFNALIIIALIPLALKGIKYRPVGAEQLLHNNLLVYGVGGLIVPFIGIKAIDLFLVAMNWV; this is encoded by the coding sequence ATGACCAGAAAACCCTTAACAGCGTCCTTAATGGACCCGCAAATTTTGCAACAAGCGTTTTTCGACGCCTTTACCAAGCTGACGCCACGCCAGCAATGGAAGAATCCGGTGATGTTCGTGGTCTACCTCGGCAGCTTCCTGACAACCGTGTTATGGCTGCAAGCCTGGAACGGCGGCAGCGAGGAACCGGCCGGTTTCATTCTGGCGATTACGTTATGGCTGTGGTTTACCGTGCTGTTCGCCAATTTCGCCGAAGCGGTCGCCGAAGGCCGCAGCAAGGCCCAAGCCGCCTTTCTGCGCAGTGCCAAGCGCGACATCGCCGCCAAAAAACTGGATGAAGCGAAATACGGCAGCAACTACAGCAAGGTCGCCGGCTCCAGCTTGCGTAAGGGCGACGTGGTACTGATCGAAGCCGGCGATTTCGTACCGGGCGACGGCGACGTCATCGAAGGCGTGGCCTCGGTCGACGAAAGTGCGATTACCGGCGAATCGGCCCCGGTGATCCGCGAGTCCGGCGGCGACTTCAGCTCGGTGACCGGCGGCACCCGGGTACTGTCCGACTGGCTGGTGGTGCGCATCTCCACCAACCCCGGCGAAAGCTTTCTGGACCGGATGATCGGCATGGTGGAAGGGGCCAAGCGCCAAAAAACCCCGAACGAAATCGCCCTGACCATCTTGCTGGTGGCATTGACGCTGGTGTTTTTAATGGCCGTCGTCACTTTGCTGCCGTTCTCCATTTACAGCGTGGCAACCGCCGGTAGCGGCAGCCCGATCAGCGTCACGGTGTTGGTGGCCTTGCTGGTCTGTCTGATCCCAACCACCATCGGCGGCTTGCTGTCGGCCATCGGTGTGGCCGGCATCGGCCGAATGATGCAGAAAAACGTCATCGCCACTTCCGGCCGCGCGGTCGAAGCCGCCGGCGACGTCGATGTATTGCTGCTGGATAAAACCGGCACCATCACGCTGGGCAACCGCCAAGCTTCCGGATTCTTTCCGGTCAAGGGCGTCAAGGAGGCGGTTTTGGCCGATGCCGCGCAACTGGCCTCGCTGGCCGACGAAACCCCGGAGGGCCGCAGCGTGGTGATACTGGCCAAGCAAAAGTACGGTTTGCGCGAACGCGACATCCATTCTCTGGGCGCCACCTTCGTCCATTTCAGCGCCCAAACCCGAATGAGCGGCGTTAATCTCCCCTCTCCCCCTGGGAGAGGGGGCGGGGGTGAGGGTCGGCAAATCCGCAAGGGTGCGGCGGATTCCATCCGCCAGCACATCGAAACCCAAGGCGGCAAATGGCCGGCGGAACTGAAGACTCTGGTCGACGACGTCGCCCGCCGCGGCAGCACGCCGCTGGTGGTGGCGGAAGGCGCCAAGGCTCTGGGTGTGATCGAGCTGAAAGACATCGTCAAGGGCGGCATCAAGGAGCGCTTCATCGAATTGCGGCAAATGGGCATCAAGACCATCATGATAACCGGCGACAACCGGCTGACAGCAGCGGCGATTGCCGCCGAAGCCGGCGTCGACGATTTTCTGGCCGAAGCCACCCCCGAGGCCAAGTTGGCGCTGATCCGCCAGCACCAAGCCGACGGCCGCCTGGTGGCGATGACCGGCGACGGCACCAACGACGCGCCGGCCCTGGCGCAAGCCGACGTGGCGGTGGCGATGAACAGCGGCACTCAGGCCGCCAAGGAAGCCGGCAACATGGTCGACCTGGATTCCAACCCAACCAAATTGATCGAGATCGTCGAAACCGGCAAACAAATGCTGATGACCCGCGGCGCGTTGACCACCTTCAGCATCGCCAACGACGTGGCCAAGTATTTCGCCATCATTCCGGCCGCGTTCGCGACCACTTATCCGGTATTGAACGTGCTGAACGTGATGCACCTGGCCACGCCGGCCAGTGCCATATTGTCGGCGGTGATATTCAATGCCTTGATCATCATCGCCCTGATTCCGTTGGCCTTGAAAGGCATCAAATACCGCCCGGTCGGCGCCGAGCAACTGCTGCACAACAACTTGCTGGTCTACGGCGTCGGCGGCTTGATCGTGCCGTTCATCGGCATCAAGGCGATCGATTTATTTTTGGTTGCGATGAACTGGGTATAA